AATACAAGCAACCAGACCAATAAGGAAGCCACAAATGCAATATTATCATCCAAAGGATAAATCTCAATCACCTTTGAGAAAAATTTAACATTACCTGTCGTGGTTAAAAATATCGCAACAATAAACACCAAACTGGTTATTGTTACTCTTTGGAAAAACTTCATTAATAGCTAAGTTGGGTGTAAATAATGGTTATTATATTGTCTAAATCATAACGACACAAACCAATGATTAACTCACATGCCCATTTGGGCTTTGACCATATCCACACAATCGCTGAAAATGCAGTAGCAATTGTGCCTAGCGTAGGCAAACAAAACTGGCAACAGGTGCAAATGTATCCATATTTTTCGTTGGGCATTCACCCTTGGTTGGCTGAATCGCACACTCAGCAAGATTTAGACGCCTTGGAGTACTTGGTTAAATGTAGCAATCCTATTGCCATTAGTGAGTGCGGGTTAGATTTTGCTAAGAATATTGATAAGCATAAGCAGTTTTATATCTTTGAATGCCAATTACAATTGGCTGAAACTTACAAA
This Abyssogena phaseoliformis symbiont OG214 DNA region includes the following protein-coding sequences:
- a CDS encoding TatD family hydrolase, whose amino-acid sequence is MINSHAHLGFDHIHTIAENAVAIVPSVGKQNWQQVQMYPYFSLGIHPWLAESHTQQDLDALEYLVKCSNPIAISECGLDFAKNIDKHKQFYIFECQLQLAETYKLPVIIHAVKATEEVILLLKKYPKVTGAIHGFSGSETQANTLVNMGFYLGFGLQILNDKSLRLRKTV